In Sporosarcina psychrophila, a genomic segment contains:
- a CDS encoding cysteine hydrolase family protein gives MDKRNQALIIIDVQKAFDDKKWGERNNLHAEENISEILTLWREKGWKVIHIQHMSDNPDSVFHPKNAGFAIKKLVEPTAEEVVITKKVNSGFIGTNLEEYLKQNDISTVVIAGLTTPHCVSTTTRMSGNLGFNTYLISDATAAFGMTDQNGTYYDAEVIHNVSIATLHEEFAKIITTEQLVNELS, from the coding sequence ATGGATAAAAGAAACCAAGCTTTAATTATCATAGATGTGCAAAAAGCTTTTGATGATAAAAAATGGGGAGAACGAAATAATCTTCATGCCGAAGAAAATATTAGTGAGATCCTGACATTATGGAGGGAAAAAGGGTGGAAAGTAATCCATATTCAACATATGTCAGATAATCCAGATTCCGTATTTCATCCTAAGAATGCTGGATTTGCAATTAAAAAATTGGTTGAACCTACTGCTGAAGAAGTAGTGATCACAAAGAAAGTAAATAGCGGTTTTATTGGTACAAATTTAGAAGAATATCTAAAACAAAATGATATCTCAACGGTTGTAATCGCAGGATTGACCACGCCTCATTGTGTTTCTACGACTACAAGAATGAGCGGTAATTTAGGATTCAATACATACCTTATTTCAGATGCAACAGCAGCCTTTGGTATGACGGATCAAAATGGTACATATTACGATGCAGAAGTGATACACAATGTTTCTATTGCAACTTTGCATGAGGAGTTCGCGAAAATAATTACAACAGAACAACTAGTAAATGAACTTTCATAG
- a CDS encoding response regulator transcription factor: protein MNKKVLIIEDETELADIIRDYLKKDNFEVIICNSGNEALTIFNKVQPDIILLDLMLPGIDGLEILRNIRLQSTLPVIIISAKETELDRILGLGLGADDYVVKPFSIKELVARVKAQLRRATTFTNLQTDEKSVLKFCDIQVNRISRVVKKSGVEIQFTAKEFDILSFLLSHPNQVFSKQHLYDQVWGFDEYGDLNTVVIHIQKIRDKLALANCIVTVRSVGYRFNGDLL from the coding sequence TTGAATAAGAAAGTCTTAATAATTGAGGATGAGACTGAACTAGCAGATATAATTAGGGATTATCTCAAGAAGGATAACTTTGAAGTTATCATCTGCAATTCAGGGAATGAAGCGTTAACCATTTTCAATAAAGTGCAGCCTGATATTATTTTGCTAGATTTAATGTTGCCAGGAATTGATGGGCTAGAAATTTTGAGGAATATTCGGCTACAGTCTACACTGCCTGTCATTATTATCAGTGCAAAGGAAACAGAACTAGATCGTATCTTAGGGTTAGGATTAGGTGCGGATGATTACGTGGTGAAGCCGTTTTCTATAAAGGAACTTGTAGCAAGGGTAAAAGCCCAACTAAGAAGAGCAACGACATTTACAAACTTACAAACTGATGAAAAGTCAGTCTTAAAATTTTGCGATATACAAGTAAATAGGATATCCAGAGTAGTCAAAAAATCCGGAGTTGAAATTCAATTTACCGCAAAAGAGTTTGATATCCTTTCATTCCTGTTGTCCCATCCAAATCAAGTTTTTTCAAAACAGCATCTGTATGATCAAGTATGGGGATTTGATGAATACGGGGACTTAAACACTGTGGTTATCCATATTCAAAAAATTAGAGATAAACTCGCGTTGGCAAATTGCATCGTCACTGTTCGTAGTGTAGGTTATCGGTTTAACGGTGATTTACTATGA
- a CDS encoding response regulator transcription factor, whose product MKILVVDDDPNILELVSIQLTQAGYTVMKASDGFEALELLEKDLPDLAVVDVMMPRMDGYKLTKKLRAEADIPVLLLTAKGELEDKEKGFLAGSDDYVVKPFEPRELLFRINAILRRYDKAVDVFIQAGPMKINRQSYEVSVGKKVLLLPLKEFELLSVLASRSNHVFTREILIERVWGYDYEGDEQTLNVHIKRIRDKLVKLTGEVTILTVRGVGYKLEVSPS is encoded by the coding sequence ATGAAGATATTGGTGGTAGACGATGATCCTAATATTTTGGAGCTTGTGAGCATTCAGCTGACACAGGCCGGGTATACAGTTATGAAAGCATCGGATGGTTTTGAGGCGCTGGAGTTATTGGAAAAGGACTTACCTGATTTGGCAGTCGTGGACGTGATGATGCCAAGAATGGACGGCTATAAGTTGACGAAGAAGCTTAGGGCAGAGGCGGATATACCGGTTTTATTGCTGACGGCTAAAGGGGAGCTAGAAGATAAGGAAAAAGGGTTCCTTGCGGGTTCCGATGATTATGTTGTAAAACCGTTCGAGCCGAGAGAATTGTTATTTCGGATAAATGCAATTTTGCGCAGATACGATAAAGCAGTTGATGTGTTCATTCAAGCTGGACCGATGAAAATAAATCGGCAGAGCTATGAAGTCTCTGTTGGCAAGAAAGTGCTTCTTCTGCCGTTAAAGGAGTTTGAATTACTTTCGGTTTTGGCATCACGGTCAAATCATGTATTTACAAGGGAAATACTAATTGAACGGGTATGGGGTTATGACTATGAGGGCGATGAACAGACGTTAAACGTTCATATCAAGCGAATTCGAGACAAATTGGTGAAGCTGACAGGGGAAGTGACCATCTTAACAGTGCGAGGTGTTGGGTATAAGCTTGAAGTGTCACCATCATGA
- a CDS encoding YihY/virulence factor BrkB family protein, protein MTIIKNVVVRFFNERFFDQAAQTAYYLLLSMFPFFLFILSLLSLFPVDEEMLLTFLRPFTPDEAFTVIEENVRAVLNKGHGKVLYASLVAAFWITSMAVQSLARSLDLANGYVRRYAYWKVLIRDLGVTLLFMLVIPLSLFLPIIEKALYRVVTYYDTIEEWQGWFYIWPNVKWGLGTLFLFLFFLLFYKVVPTGKMKFKEALPGALFSAIGWQLFSLVFGSYVSNVDYTRLYGQLSGIILLVIWFYLTAVIILLSGLLNAEWRRSSGRKRRRVT, encoded by the coding sequence ATGACAATTATTAAAAATGTAGTGGTTCGTTTTTTTAATGAACGCTTTTTTGATCAGGCAGCACAGACTGCATACTATCTTTTATTGTCCATGTTTCCATTTTTTCTTTTCATCCTTTCCTTACTCAGTTTGTTTCCCGTTGATGAAGAGATGCTTTTGACATTTCTCAGGCCTTTCACGCCTGATGAAGCGTTTACTGTAATAGAGGAAAATGTTCGTGCGGTTCTCAATAAAGGGCATGGGAAGGTGCTATATGCAAGCCTTGTAGCAGCGTTCTGGATTACTTCCATGGCTGTACAGTCGCTTGCGCGTTCACTTGACCTGGCGAATGGCTATGTACGTCGCTATGCATATTGGAAAGTACTGATACGTGATCTTGGAGTAACGCTTCTTTTTATGTTAGTCATTCCGTTATCATTGTTTCTTCCAATTATTGAAAAGGCTTTATATAGAGTTGTGACTTATTACGATACGATTGAGGAATGGCAAGGTTGGTTTTATATTTGGCCGAATGTTAAATGGGGTTTGGGAACGTTGTTTCTGTTTCTATTCTTCTTATTGTTTTATAAAGTGGTGCCAACAGGTAAGATGAAGTTTAAAGAAGCACTTCCGGGAGCACTCTTTTCTGCTATTGGTTGGCAGTTATTTTCACTTGTGTTCGGGAGCTATGTTTCGAACGTTGACTATACTCGCTTATATGGACAATTGTCGGGTATTATCCTACTTGTTATTTGGTTTTATTTGACGGCGGTTATTATTTTGCTGTCAGGTTTGTTAAATGCGGAATGGCGGAGGTCATCCGGTAGAAAGAGGAGGCGCGTAACATGA
- a CDS encoding HAMP domain-containing sensor histidine kinase encodes MRSLYGKFIAMTTVIMIASALIAFLAVNTYYHQQLKGQNDEKNMSIAKSIASFIESDKELDLVNYLETQSAVGYKLYVVNENQEATMYGEVFRVENLSNNVVEQVLNGDVYHGMRDLPGETFVTGFFSNELANTVGVPFEYSGETYALFLRPDIKMLFTEVHYILGGMVLIMAIISLLAMLIVAKMLIDPITELTAATKKVGEEQFSGTLDINRKDEIGQLAKSFQLMTRKLSENDRIRKEFISDVSHDFQSPLLNIKGYAELLLDDKLTEDSRKSYANVIQSETERLSSLTKQLLLLTSLDQLSSPLEKKTFDLDMQLKETVRKFRWLLEEKEMTLEMDLEEVRFTGDPAFLEKVWENLLSNALKYTEIGGAIEVVLTEQPDHVTVLIQDNGIGIDEEGLERIFDRFYRADDSRTQETGGTGLGLSIVMQVVKLHGGTINAVSRKGQGTTFTVVFPKL; translated from the coding sequence ATGAGATCGCTGTACGGAAAATTTATCGCGATGACAACCGTTATCATGATAGCAAGTGCGCTGATTGCATTTCTAGCGGTCAATACATATTACCATCAACAGCTGAAAGGGCAAAACGACGAGAAGAATATGAGCATTGCGAAAAGCATTGCGTCATTCATTGAATCGGATAAGGAATTAGATCTGGTAAATTACCTTGAAACGCAGTCTGCGGTCGGGTATAAGCTCTACGTTGTCAATGAAAACCAAGAAGCCACGATGTATGGGGAAGTATTTCGGGTAGAAAATCTTTCAAACAACGTTGTAGAACAGGTATTGAATGGTGACGTGTATCACGGGATGAGAGATCTCCCAGGCGAAACGTTCGTAACCGGATTTTTCTCGAATGAATTAGCAAACACCGTGGGGGTGCCCTTTGAATATAGTGGGGAAACATACGCCCTTTTTCTACGCCCAGACATTAAGATGCTCTTTACGGAAGTGCACTATATCCTTGGTGGGATGGTGCTGATCATGGCAATTATCAGTTTGCTGGCGATGCTGATTGTGGCTAAAATGTTGATTGATCCCATTACAGAGTTAACTGCCGCGACGAAAAAAGTTGGCGAAGAACAGTTCTCTGGAACGCTCGATATTAATCGAAAAGATGAAATTGGGCAACTGGCGAAAAGCTTTCAGCTGATGACGAGGAAACTTAGTGAAAATGATCGGATACGCAAAGAATTCATAAGCGATGTGTCGCATGATTTCCAGTCACCGTTGCTTAATATAAAAGGATATGCAGAGCTGTTGTTGGACGATAAACTCACGGAAGATTCACGGAAAAGTTATGCTAACGTTATCCAATCCGAAACGGAACGATTGTCTTCATTGACGAAACAGTTGCTGCTTCTCACATCACTCGATCAGTTATCATCCCCACTCGAAAAGAAGACCTTTGACTTGGACATGCAGTTGAAGGAGACGGTCCGCAAGTTTAGATGGTTGCTTGAAGAGAAAGAAATGACGTTAGAAATGGATCTTGAAGAAGTTCGTTTCACCGGAGACCCTGCATTTCTTGAGAAAGTTTGGGAAAACCTGCTATCGAATGCACTAAAGTATACAGAGATTGGCGGTGCAATTGAAGTCGTGTTAACCGAACAGCCGGATCATGTTACAGTTCTTATCCAAGACAATGGAATTGGCATTGATGAAGAGGGACTTGAGCGCATTTTTGACCGTTTTTACCGAGCAGATGACTCGAGAACACAGGAAACAGGCGGAACAGGACTTGGCTTATCGATCGTCATGCAGGTTGTTAAACTGCATGGTGGAACAATTAACGCTGTTAGTCGTAAAGGGCAGGGTACGACTTTTACTGTGGTGTTTCCGAAGTTGTAA
- the topB gene encoding type IA DNA topoisomerase, producing MKPVILAEKPSQAKAYADAFSVRRHEGYLELLPSPIFSEGAYITWGIGHLVELKEPKEYDPKWAKWSLASLPILPERYEFQVAKDKTKQFAIVKKLIKATDTVINACDVDREGSNIFYSIYYQTGAKNQTIKRLWINSLEVDEVRKGFANLQDNRKDLLMYEEAKARQISDWLVGMNGSRLYSLLLQARGIRDVFSIGRVQSPTVYLIYQRQIEIEAFVSEPFYEIEATFTAANGTYKGKVKAKDSKREIIRDLLAKHNIHPKSPGVVTSVETVDKRTPPPQLHALSTLQATANRLWKISPANVLKTMQGLYEKKLVTYPRTDSRYITPSEFTYLAGQVTEYQQLIGHTFPVASLAPKKRYVDSSKVQEHYAIIPTKKIPSQGVLAGLSTIERNLYEEVVRTTLAMFHTDYLYTETKVTTEVNKLPFFTIGKTERDKGWKALFIRSAKENDKDKDEPTLPPLVMHEPVESDIGIKEGKTMPPKPYTEGQLIAMMKTCGKLVEDKKETDILKEIEGLGTEATRSGIIETIKRHAYIDVTKNIVSITDKGRILCQAIEGNLLASPSMTAKWEAYLRKIGNGEGTQERFLGSIAKFINSLLEEVPGQLNAKPIDAKLAANVVSKMPQRTSYQQVEVAPCPACKEGMIIARKEFYGCSAYASGCKQTFPAVFLKKKLTPTQVKLLCTKGKTNVIKGFVSNSDKKFDASLTLVNGKINIEF from the coding sequence ATGAAACCAGTAATTTTAGCCGAAAAGCCAAGCCAAGCGAAGGCATACGCAGACGCTTTTTCTGTACGGCGACATGAAGGCTATTTAGAGTTATTGCCCTCCCCTATTTTTTCTGAAGGTGCATATATTACATGGGGAATCGGCCATCTTGTCGAACTAAAAGAACCTAAAGAGTACGATCCGAAATGGGCCAAGTGGTCGCTTGCCAGTTTGCCAATATTGCCGGAACGCTATGAGTTTCAGGTCGCAAAGGATAAAACCAAGCAGTTCGCCATTGTAAAAAAGCTGATTAAAGCTACTGATACTGTCATTAATGCTTGTGATGTGGACCGTGAAGGATCGAATATCTTCTATAGTATTTATTATCAAACAGGCGCCAAAAACCAAACGATAAAGCGGCTTTGGATTAATTCGCTGGAAGTCGATGAAGTGCGCAAAGGATTCGCGAATTTACAAGACAATCGCAAAGATCTTCTGATGTATGAGGAGGCGAAAGCCCGACAAATTAGTGACTGGCTTGTCGGGATGAATGGTTCTCGGCTCTATTCCCTTCTGTTGCAAGCACGCGGCATTCGAGATGTGTTTTCAATCGGACGTGTGCAATCGCCGACTGTTTACCTTATTTATCAGCGGCAAATAGAAATTGAAGCATTCGTTTCTGAACCATTTTATGAAATCGAAGCGACGTTTACTGCCGCAAACGGGACATATAAAGGTAAGGTCAAAGCAAAGGATTCGAAAAGAGAAATTATCCGGGACCTTCTCGCAAAACATAATATCCATCCGAAATCACCTGGTGTAGTTACTTCGGTAGAAACGGTCGATAAACGGACGCCGCCTCCACAGCTACATGCACTGTCTACACTACAGGCAACGGCAAACCGCCTATGGAAAATAAGTCCTGCGAATGTATTGAAGACAATGCAAGGGCTCTATGAAAAGAAGCTCGTGACGTATCCAAGGACGGATTCCAGGTATATCACACCAAGTGAATTCACCTATCTCGCTGGACAAGTAACCGAGTATCAGCAGCTTATCGGTCATACTTTCCCTGTCGCATCACTCGCTCCGAAAAAGCGCTATGTCGACAGTTCAAAAGTACAGGAGCATTATGCAATCATTCCAACGAAGAAAATTCCTTCACAAGGGGTACTTGCTGGGCTCTCGACCATCGAGCGTAACTTATATGAAGAAGTTGTCCGCACCACACTCGCTATGTTCCATACTGATTATCTGTACACTGAAACGAAAGTGACGACAGAAGTCAACAAGCTCCCATTCTTCACAATCGGGAAGACGGAACGCGATAAGGGCTGGAAAGCATTGTTCATCCGTTCGGCGAAAGAAAATGACAAAGACAAGGACGAGCCAACGCTACCGCCACTTGTGATGCACGAACCTGTGGAAAGTGATATCGGCATTAAAGAAGGCAAAACGATGCCGCCGAAACCGTATACAGAAGGCCAACTTATCGCGATGATGAAAACATGCGGAAAACTTGTCGAGGATAAAAAAGAGACCGATATTTTAAAAGAAATTGAAGGACTCGGTACAGAAGCTACCCGAAGTGGAATCATCGAAACGATCAAACGGCATGCTTATATCGACGTAACAAAAAACATCGTTTCCATTACGGATAAAGGGCGCATTCTCTGCCAAGCAATCGAAGGGAATCTTCTCGCAAGCCCGTCCATGACTGCTAAATGGGAAGCGTATTTGCGAAAAATCGGCAACGGTGAAGGAACACAGGAACGTTTTCTCGGCAGCATTGCGAAGTTCATCAACAGCTTATTGGAAGAAGTACCGGGCCAATTAAACGCCAAGCCCATTGATGCAAAACTAGCTGCCAATGTAGTGAGCAAGATGCCTCAACGGACTTCCTATCAACAAGTCGAAGTCGCTCCATGCCCTGCTTGTAAAGAAGGTATGATTATTGCACGCAAAGAATTCTACGGCTGTAGCGCCTATGCAAGTGGCTGCAAGCAGACTTTTCCTGCTGTCTTTTTGAAAAAAAAGCTCACGCCTACTCAAGTTAAACTTCTCTGTACGAAAGGGAAAACGAATGTTATAAAAGGTTTCGTCTCCAATTCTGATAAGAAGTTTGATGCGAGCTTAACGCTCGTAAATGGGAAAATAAATATTGAGTTTTAA
- a CDS encoding HAMP domain-containing sensor histidine kinase, with translation MKRGLISTLKSILILLIISPLLMGLLLVGFSSSREQLLFIISISLFFAIPYILVTMVLTRFIKIRVVKPLEELTQVSNEILSGNLDFPINYDRNDEIGRFATHFEKMRLSLKKNKAEQMVFEQKRRQFITNITHDLKTPLASISGYVEGLGDGMAVDEEDFQKYLKVIDKKVKELDTLIGQLKVFNESEGDQLPTKGEVLYAKDLLEDLYETCGVDVALQGIPCVLINEIENDCRIKVDQDHMQRVVSNLVNNATRYAMNTFEMKGWNNHQTIYISVANDGHHLQPEELSKLFDRYYSGEYRNGNPKGHLGIGLSISKNLVHLMQGEIKASINKNRFIITIELPIYDEGI, from the coding sequence ATGAAACGAGGATTAATATCGACATTAAAATCTATTCTCATCCTGCTCATAATTTCGCCTTTGCTTATGGGCCTATTACTGGTGGGATTTAGTTCGTCAAGAGAACAATTACTTTTCATTATTTCTATAAGCCTCTTTTTTGCTATTCCTTATATTCTTGTAACAATGGTGCTAACCCGTTTTATAAAAATAAGAGTGGTTAAGCCTTTAGAGGAATTAACACAAGTATCGAACGAAATTCTTTCAGGAAACCTCGATTTCCCCATTAATTATGATCGAAATGATGAGATTGGTAGATTTGCTACTCATTTTGAAAAAATGCGATTGAGTTTAAAGAAAAACAAGGCGGAACAAATGGTCTTTGAACAAAAACGTAGACAGTTTATCACAAACATTACCCATGATTTAAAGACACCCTTAGCCTCTATCAGTGGTTATGTTGAGGGGTTAGGAGATGGGATGGCTGTTGACGAAGAAGACTTTCAAAAATACCTAAAAGTGATTGATAAAAAAGTGAAAGAACTGGATACTTTGATTGGTCAATTAAAGGTATTCAATGAATCCGAGGGAGATCAGCTACCTACAAAGGGTGAAGTGCTCTATGCAAAGGACCTTCTAGAAGATTTATACGAAACGTGTGGGGTGGATGTAGCCTTACAGGGAATACCTTGTGTTTTGATCAATGAAATAGAGAATGATTGTCGAATTAAAGTGGATCAGGACCATATGCAAAGGGTGGTTAGTAATTTAGTCAATAACGCTACCAGGTATGCAATGAATACATTTGAAATGAAAGGCTGGAATAATCATCAAACGATTTACATTTCGGTTGCAAATGATGGACATCACTTGCAACCGGAAGAGTTATCTAAACTATTTGATAGATATTATTCTGGTGAATATAGAAATGGAAACCCTAAAGGACATCTAGGGATTGGGTTGAGTATATCAAAGAATCTAGTTCATTTAATGCAAGGTGAAATAAAAGCTTCTATAAATAAGAATAGATTTATCATAACGATTGAATTGCCGATTTATGATGAAGGAATTTAA
- a CDS encoding CPBP family intramembrane glutamic endopeptidase — protein MTETRNVPIRKIIIFALTYCLIFAIRFFQHLYTVEVRSAMTLMLYTVLFIAGIFLFRQHLADSWQLLKKSISCSLLLLIGFYFIFILFSVLAYYLLPIGDATNDQNVYQIARAFPPILILAILGIMGPIVEEFVYRHLLIYRLSSRIPVWGCVLLSSILFGLLHMHSFSDLTNIVPYLTISLILGTLYVVSKYNLLVPIIFHTFNNLSALIPLVLYT, from the coding sequence ATGACCGAAACCAGAAATGTACCTATCAGAAAAATAATTATTTTTGCACTTACTTATTGTCTTATTTTTGCAATTCGTTTCTTCCAGCATCTGTATACGGTCGAAGTAAGGTCAGCCATGACACTCATGTTATATACCGTGCTTTTTATCGCAGGAATCTTTTTATTTCGCCAGCATCTGGCTGATAGTTGGCAACTTCTGAAGAAATCCATTTCTTGTAGCTTATTGTTACTGATTGGCTTCTACTTCATTTTCATCTTATTTTCTGTTTTGGCTTACTACTTGTTACCTATCGGTGATGCAACCAATGATCAAAATGTTTATCAGATCGCAAGGGCATTTCCTCCAATTCTCATTCTCGCTATTCTTGGTATTATGGGGCCGATAGTAGAAGAATTTGTATACCGGCATTTGCTGATCTACAGATTATCAAGTCGTATACCCGTATGGGGTTGTGTGTTGCTATCAAGCATTTTGTTTGGATTACTGCATATGCACAGTTTCTCTGACCTCACAAACATCGTGCCTTATTTAACAATTAGCCTTATACTTGGCACATTGTACGTCGTTTCTAAATACAACTTGCTTGTTCCAATTATTTTTCATACATTTAACAATCTAAGCGCCTTGATCCCACTAGTCCTGTATACGTAA